The Bacillus carboniphilus genome contains a region encoding:
- a CDS encoding transposase, protein MKIHSRLKNKPIIREISRLHVIDSSTMTMSLSQYPWATFRKTKAGIKLHLKVVVTKEMTIPDEVVLSPANHSDRSKMDSLVELDPDCLYLFNRGYMDYKQLDHYCFKDIRFIKRLKKNAKIE, encoded by the coding sequence ATGAAAATTCACTCTCGATTAAAAAACAAGCCTATTATTCGAGAGATCAGTCGTTTACATGTGATCGATTCTTCTACGATGACCATGTCTCTATCTCAGTATCCATGGGCCACGTTTCGAAAAACAAAAGCCGGTATTAAGCTGCATCTTAAAGTCGTTGTGACAAAAGAAATGACCATTCCAGATGAGGTCGTGTTATCTCCTGCGAACCATTCTGATCGTTCTAAGATGGATTCGTTAGTGGAATTAGACCCTGATTGCCTTTATCTTTTTAATCGTGGGTATATGGATTATAAACAGCTTGATCACTATTGTTTTAAAGACATTCGATTTATTAAAAGGTTAAAGAAGAACGCCAAAATCGAGTAA